A window of the Bacillus sp. A301a_S52 genome harbors these coding sequences:
- a CDS encoding NYN domain-containing protein, translated as MRRVLLVDGYNIIGDWPELKALQGSDLEGARDLLIQYMAEYQAYTGIEVTVIFDAHMVSGLGKKLQNYAITIIYTKEKETADERIEKLVNDLKRIDTQIYVATSDFVEQRVIFASGAYRKSARELRTEMKQIEKGIEKEVSKTKKSKIKTKLPITDEMAEVFEKWRRGKR; from the coding sequence ATGAGGCGAGTGTTGTTAGTAGACGGCTACAACATCATTGGCGATTGGCCGGAGTTAAAAGCCCTACAAGGGTCTGATTTAGAGGGGGCTCGTGACCTTCTTATTCAATATATGGCCGAATACCAGGCGTACACAGGTATTGAAGTGACCGTCATTTTCGATGCTCATATGGTATCTGGTCTAGGGAAAAAACTCCAAAACTATGCAATAACGATTATTTACACGAAAGAAAAGGAAACAGCAGATGAACGAATAGAAAAACTCGTAAACGACTTGAAGCGGATTGATACTCAAATTTATGTAGCTACATCAGATTTTGTGGAGCAACGTGTTATTTTTGCAAGTGGGGCATACCGTAAATCAGCGAGAGAACTCAGAACGGAAATGAAACAAATAGAAAAAGGGATTGAAAAAGAAGTATCAAAAACAAAAAAGTCGAAAATAAAAACAAAATTGCCGATTACTGACGAAATGGCAGAAGTTTTTGAAAAATGGCGTCGAGGCAAGCGATGA